The Aspergillus fumigatus Af293 chromosome 5, whole genome shotgun sequence nucleotide sequence TGTGAAAACTGCAATTAGCAAAGGCCTCGAGTTTATTTTGGCTCGAAGCCAACGCTCGCCGACAGACGACCAGCTTTGGTTGGATAAAACCTTGTATGCCATACCGACTGTTTCGGACTCCTACATCATGGCCGCTGTTCAAGCTGAGGAGACTATTCAAAAACTTGCCGAAATACCATACAAACTGGTTGACATGTCAACGATCATGGCTAACAAAATGACCAATTACTTTTCTCAATTGCCATCCCAAATGCAAACGCCAAAGTGGGTCATACAAGCTTCCGCAATCGAAGCGATTCTCCTTAGCGAGAAGTTGAAAGCGTTGGATGTGTTTTCCACTGGCCGGCCCCTCGGAGAGAAGTACATCAAAATTGCCGCCTGCTTCTGGACATTGGCTAGCAACTCCACCCCCGGGTGTCTCCTGAGTACGCGGACTATTTACAGCATGGCAGAGCTCTCCATTGGTTTGTTTCAAGAAGACGACTTGATGGAGAGGTCGCTCGCAAGTCTACCGGACACTGCCATCCCCATAATAACCGACTATATCGACAAGTTGTGCCATGCAACCAACCTTTGCAAAGATCATTCTCTGCACCAATGCCTGGATGGAGATAATACTCCTGGtatggatgaggaggctctCACCATGGTCAAAGTAATACAGCAAAATATAGAACGCTGGTTCCGTTTTGTCTTGGGTGAGGACTTCACTAGGAATGCGAGCTCTTCGGATAGGCTCGATCTGGAACAAGAAGTGAAGCTGGCGACTTTGGCTGCTACCCAGCGAGCCAGGGAGAACAGAGCACTAAGCAACAGCAGTGGAAATTCGCACACCGAGCATGTCACTCTACGCTCAGGCCAGAATTTCTATACATGGCTGCATACATCTGCTGTTCATGACGTCAAGAGCGCGGTCGTGTCTAAAGCCCTTATCTGTACGATTGGAAACGGgaatgatgtctttgtcACCGCCAAAGAAAAATATCTTGCCGAGAGGTTATGGGGGCAGATGTCTGTAGAAGGCAGACTTTGGAATGATGTCGGCAGTATTGAGCGAGACCGCCTTACAAAGAACCTCAATTCAGTCAACTTCCCTGAATTCTCGTCTCCTCAGAGCCTCAACTCAGATGGCGATGTGCGGACGCAATTGATTCAACTTGCGGAGTATGAACACAAACACACTCTCTCATGCTTGAATGATTTGACGCAAATCTTGGAGAATTCTGGCCGTCAAACCATCTCCCTCTACCTGCAAATGTACCACCGTTGTTGTATAATTTACAATGAAACATGTGCCAAGTATGCTTTTGGCTCTACCACAGCGATGTGATATGCAGGTATTTTTTATGTCAATGCACTAAAAGTTTTGAAGAACAGCTGTCAATTGTTAATGGCtatatattactatagaTTATCAGAGCTGTGTTGTTCTACATGTTTAAGGTTACTCTAAATAGTCATGGCTATGCATAAAGATATATCTACACACTATCTCTGTCAAATCTTGAGTGGTGCATAATATTAAGCCTGTTTCAGCTTATCCAATATGGAATACAAAATATCCAAATAGTCAATTATCACAGCATTGAATAAGACAGAAGATCGCTGGAGTGTGGCTATGTACTACTACTAAAAAGATTGGCAGTTGAAGTATAAAGATAGTGTGGTCAATGTTGATCTGCGTTCTCCGTAATCCCGAGGGTCTATTCGTAACCCACATGGTTGGATCAAATAGTGTGGATTGGCCCAACTGAGCTTAAATCACAAACTCTGGAACGGAGACACACCAACTCCATCAAAAGTAACTAATTCAGAAGACGAGTGGTTGAGATCCTTTTACGTAGGCAGAATGAGTGCTGACACCGGGAAAATTACCTTACGCCGCTAGCTATAGCCTTGAGGCAGGCAGAGTTTGAGTTATGGTACTATGCTATGAACGACTTTTTCACAGCTGAAGCCTCGCCATCTGTTCCTACGTACCAGAATTCCCTTTGTATCAGTCCAAGTCATCGAGGAAAGAGAAATTCGACATAACATCAACCGTGCAAGAATGACACCTAATGCTGATAAAGATGGTGCCTGGCCAATGGTATGAAGCGCAAATACGGCTTCACAGTTTCCATATTTGGATACTTGACCTGCGCCTCCTCGGCAGTGAGACCCGCGGGAACGACTACATCATCACCAGGCTCCCAGTTGGCGGGGGTGTTGACGGAGTACTTGTCGGTGACAAGCAGGGAATCCACGACACGGAGCAGCTCAGTTGTGCTGCGACCGGTAGAGGCCGGATACgcctggatgaggcggaTCACCTTGTTGGGATCGATGATAAACACAGACCGGATCGTGTAGGCGATGCCGCGGGCGCCGACGTTGGTGACGTCCTGGTGGTCGAGCCTGTTCCTCGTCGCACTTTGTTAGTGTCGAGCCAACAGTGGGCGGCAGACGAAAAGGGGAGAGATCCCTTACATATCATAAGTATGGGCAATCTTGCGATCCTCATCGCCAATGACAAGAAATGTCAACGAACAGCCAGCGATCTCGGTAATGTCGTTGATCCATCCATCGTGCGACTCAATCGAATTGGCGGACAGGCCGATCAGCTTGACGCCGCGCTTGGCGAATTCGGATTGGTGCTTGGCTAGGTCTGCCAGTTCGGTGGTGCAGACGGGGTGTAGTCTTCCGCTTTTCATATACCTTGCCACCATCGAGTTAGGGGATTTTTGCCACGATCCTCTTGATTACTTGTGGTTCCTTTGGTTGGATGCAAGGGACTTGAACAGCATATGGCCCATTCTGACTCTGGGGACAAAGGAAACAGCACTGTGCTGCTTGCTTGTGGATATCTAGGGGATTTTCAGCAAAATATTAGCAGAGTTGTCTCTGTAGGAGGGTTAGGATTAGCTAACCCAAAATAAATCCCACACTTCCACTCTTCTCAAAGGCCACTGGCCGCAGCATGAGGCGGAAGGCAGAGGTGATCTTTTTCCACCCGCCACTGCACCAATTTAGCCAGCGTATGCTGGCTgattggtcttcttctgtaGTCCGCGACGTCTCATGTCTCTCAACATCCAATGTGATAGAAAATGTAGACATCGGTGCAAGGAGGCCTTTCCAACAAAATGCAACCCTGTGCGATAACTTGATATTAGAAAAAAGTTAGGGGGTACGGAATGGAAATAAAGCAAACCACAAAGGATGACTGGTATGTCAACATTCTTATGTGGGTAggcctgctgctgcttgtttGACTGCTATACCCCATAACTACTATGTTTAGTTGCTTTCGGCCAAAGAGAACTGCGGTGATATCCTTAAGTGGCATGTTTTAACGCCTCGTATCCACGGAAATGAGCGCCTGTTTGATATACTTTCCTAAGAACAAAGGCTGCCACCATTATATCCCCTTTAGGCGCCTGACTTGGTGAACCTATATTTAATTAGTCCTACTCGCTGGCCAATCATCAGCAGGCAACGTCATCAAAAGTAGAATATCACTATTTAGAGATGGCGACGTGTTAGTATTCTAAACTTGCTTACGCGCGGGCACATCTGGTGAACGTTTTAAGCCACTGTCTAAAGTAGAAAACATTAATGTGCAGTTATCAAAGGCCATTAACCACACTAGAACAACTGTGCGATTATCTGCTTAGCTTCAATCCTACTCCTAACAGTTCATATTTACGCTTAAATGATACTCAGACTGGCATGGACTTCGCGTGATTTATGTAAACAACAGCGGTAACTGTCTTGATCTGTATGGTTGGTCTGCATAACCCAGCGGCAAACTGAAAGAGATTATTTGGCGAAAAGCTTTTGCCTCCTATTATAGGAACCAACCGACGCAGTCTACTTGGCTCGCGCCTACATCCATTCAGGTTCTGAGATGCTGATCATTATTTACTCTCATTGCATCCCTCTGTACATCCACCAAccccctccatctcctttgTGCTATTCAGCGACCTGTAACATTGACTTTCTTGTCGCTTATTTTGTTATCTGTAACTTGGGTTAACTGAGTCAGTATGGGTTTGGGCCTGTATCTTGCCTATGATGGTGTGAACTACGAATGTACTATCTGTGACTGGCTTTTCTGTTCTAAATCTGCTCTTTATGCTTATTGCCAGCAGACATCATGACACCAATGGTGTGAAAGGTGTTTCTGGGTCTTCATTTTAATATAAGCaaaaaatatatatctttgAACGTCCAGCAGACATAATGTTTGTTTGACCTGTCCTTAACTATAAGACTTTGCTACTAGTGAAGAGCTTTAAGACCACTTAGTAAATACCTATTATTTTTGTCTGGAGTGCAACGTCTATTATGGTTCTATTAAGCAACTACAAGAACATGAAATTAACCAGCACCACCTTTGCGTCAAATGCGGTGACTATTTtaagaataagaataattTATAAATGGTAGGTACACTAGCTAGAGTTTAGTAGTTTAATAAGCCTGTTGCTAACAGTATCTTTTCTTTAGCATTAGCAGAGAAATCAACCTCGAAATCTAGAATGCTATGGTTGTTACTAAAAATTTAAATCTGTTTCCGGAATGTTAATCTATCTAGAGTCTGGAAGTTGCGCGTCAGATACTACTAAGGAGGAAATTAATAATATAGCCCATGCTTGTTACCAGCGCTGGAagtatataaataataatcTTAAGGATAGAGGGCAGCTTTACAGCTGCCCTAGTTACAAAATAAAGTTCTTAAAGCTTTCTATACTTTACTAACATGCAGAGGATGTCCTACTgtgctcttctcctctcaATAGATATAGTTGTCTGGCTGAGCTAGCATGATTTATTGCTTGCAGACTACAGTAGCTTCACGTCTTCCTCTGTGTCATAGTTCTGTATAAAATGTGCTGGAATGTAGTTATCCCTGGCCCCTTAAAACCATTTAGCGCCTTTGGGTTAGTGAAGCAAGAATTATGCTACAGCCATATCTGAAAACAT carries:
- a CDS encoding putative AhpC/TSA family thioredoxin peroxidase, encoding MGHMLFKSLASNQRNHKYMKSGRLHPVCTTELADLAKHQSEFAKRGVKLIGLSANSIESHDGWINDITEIAGCSLTFLVIGDEDRKIAHTYDMLDHQDVTNVGARGIAYTIRSVFIIDPNKVIRLIQAYPASTGRSTTELLRVVDSLLVTDKYSVNTPANWEPGDDVVVPAGLTAEEAQVKYPNMETVKPYLRFIPLARHHLYQH